The following coding sequences are from one Amphiprion ocellaris isolate individual 3 ecotype Okinawa chromosome 19, ASM2253959v1, whole genome shotgun sequence window:
- the setd1a gene encoding histone-lysine N-methyltransferase SETD1A yields MDPDSGAETQKAVSLQWKSYKLVQDPAIRRVTQKIYRYDGVHFSVPDSGFPPVGELRDPRPRRLWSRYTELSLPVPKFKLDEFYVGPIPLKEVTFARLNDNIKEPFLAEMCAKFGEVEEMEILFHPKTRKHLGLARVLFTSTRGAKDTVKHLHNTSVMGNMIHAQLDIKGQQRQKYYDLIVNGSYTPQTVPLGGKALTERLPPQASTQPQPQPQPDTSSEIRRRLSSELAVLAAGVQALTSGSITPCSADTGFSDQRLDTPPSSMAGPFTPSSSASSQGGGGTPYSSRSGTPFSQDSGYTGSRHTGYNTGALGSGYPPQDMLPSSSSSSAVSSTVGGYKVSRYSDDAQEPSVYHRGRPMYPPTASYRPNEPPCYPPYPNVGGPGPHMVHHSSMPPPPLANQYDQLPMSDRDRDRDRDSGGRYGPGGIGSRRSSYHHQQDTNSSSKYHSHHSHHHSDRRDERGYRRDSLGSRSGDHSHQRHRNHHHSHNHHGSSSRRRSSHDRDRDRDRDRDRDRDRDRDRDSDFSNSSDPRYNSNSYRSSSNSMSPPPSSYSAYSSSKEPAPAPPQGLDASTRPGCTSLAERGPLPSAGADKDYHAGHHSALPPPPPPPPPLPPASVIAAAVAETLGTLDFNQDSPVRDEQWTKPKRRPSTPPAPPKTPPPSSPPHPSIASSSNSPSSTSLPHHLPSSSTSPPPPQRDSSSPEPDSTNESLPFVYHSSSLDSRIEMLLKEQKAKFSFLASDEEDEEDRKEEKQRGRSGDGAERRGGSGDVTGEQVGDNGEKDYRRKGERDRDGHRGRKRGKGGEGRKSPTVLTAATPPSSTYSPHILPPEEPQPQVVLSGIGALQEESSQVGSADARSRTGAHTPPYNGQSQASPHSSGEDMEISDEEEETTTITTVTTHQPSVTSGSSPSSSQAAMPSQTTDPSSSPPPISDSAQHFGTSMHPPIPSYPPHLPPPPPPGYSLQPPPPPGIPPLPHMELHPEYPPPMPHHMYDYATSMELMNQYSGGTPMSFQMQTHMLSRLHQLRMSSSNGTPGPGEAATADYTSYHLHSMPPPHSHHPYMDQEGSGAGAHYDQDHRYMPPHMPYPYADPHSTQIPPPPHHSIPPPHTGWSPHVLPPHYASYMPPPGYGTMLPGDGDEYRAPGEEMPMLAENPHEATVQMVLATLIQEMKNIMQRDLNRKMVENVAFATFDEWWERKETKAKPFQTMVRGVSALRDDEKKEEKVNRPREPHMSLVDWAKSGGMEGFSLRGTLRLPSFKVKRKGPQELEEGDMKRPRPSTPPDEDEEAADGRMPEADRHGAERDNKRRKKKPRTRKPWELDSEGEETSDGSSTEKEDEEDEESEKESDDDALSADSDDESLSSSSEGSSSSASSSSSSSEDEDEEEGERAESEGPDTMDESTMDSTIEKEDDRENNAAATVSKAEIRTGGSKDSKADATTAPTKHPSSPPYPRPSSPIVLVPPLKKRRKTVSFSTDENDSKTQLPTAPQSPPSSQAAGESALLSGRLPDSPITAAPSSRPSQGIQLLPFASKPGEGNALIVPPSGRTQDSEESRKGPPVSPQTTPVKSPGKRGAGKDSPKSAAPPIMVCRTVQNLPLDHASMCRMAFEEAPPLPSANKRSRGRPRTPSMSASSCHSLREEDEDEEESEQRLRLREQLGASSLLQLASASTTDLSVLADIALKMDPDAGDSEETETSDEAEEQKMEEDLFSLESLALVMSPGGVIVLMEHSYCKPPVLSAPPTTKRTSSRQDSSVLLPADLNAISGVLEAPEEVIGEALPSRGDTGEYLSTVGVLCDSEDMGQVAAVSPSSKKKNLVGKGLELEQDKSKKRRRKDKENLEVHHTKKQKEQPGKKQRKRKLEDSDFEEDVDVEELESGELSSSDTEDEVVEEVRKSERLFLQEAGVTSSQRWPKPVPAPEPPALKFDNRSEFEQMTILYDIWNSGLDGEDLMLLKKTYEKLLQDDHGSDWLNDTHWVNHTITNLPNPRRKKKSADGQLREHVTGCARSEGYYAISRKEKDVYLDLDLPEQVIREVENVDTSGANRVLSERRSEQRRLLTVIGATAVMDSDLLKLNQLKFRKKKLRFGRSRIHEWGLFAMEPIAADEMVIEYVGQNIRQMVADNREKRYTQQGIGSSYLFRVDHDTIIDATKCGNLARFINHCCTPNCYAKVITIESQKKIVIYSKQAIAVNEEITYDYKFPLEENKIPCLCGTENCRGTLN; encoded by the exons ATGGATCCAGACAGTGgggcagaaacacaaaaagctgTCAGTTTGCAGTGGAAGAGCTACAAACTCGTCCAGGACCCAGCCATCAGGCGGGTCACACAGAAAATCTATAGATATGATGGAGTGCATTTCAGTGTGCCA gACTCTGGATTTCCTCCTGTGGGTGAATTGCGCGATCCTCGACCCCGGAGACTATGGTCCAGGTATACAGAATTGTCCCTGCCAGTGCCGAAGTTTAAG CTTGATGAGTTTTATGTGGGTCCCATTCCCCTCAAAGAGGTGACCTTTGCTAGACTCAATGACAACATCAAGGAGCCCTTCTTGGCAGAAATGTGCGCCAAGTTTGGTGaggtggaggagatggagatcCTGTTTCATCCCAAGACCAGGAAGCATTTGGGCCTGGCCAGAGTGCTGTTCACCAGCACCAGAGGAGCTAAGGATACCGTCAAGCATCTGCACAACACCTCTGTCATGGGTAACATGATTCACGCACAGCTGGACATAAAAG GTCAACAAAGGCAGAAGTATTACGACCTGATAGTAAACGGGTCCTACACTCCTCAGACAGTGCCGCTGGGAGGCAAAGCTCTGACAGAAAGGCTCCCGCCTCAGGCCTCAACGCAACCACAGCCACAGCCACAACCTGACACG TCATCGGAAATCAGGCGGAGGCTTTCCAGTGAGCTTGCGGTTTTGGCAGCAGGGGTCCAGGCCCTCACATCGGGAAGCATCACCCCCTGTTCTGCAGATACTGGCTTCAGCGATCAGCGGCTGGACACGCCCCCTTCCTCCATGGCAGGCCCCTTTACCCCAAGCTCCTCTGCTTCTTCTCAGGGTGGTGGAGGGACACCTTACAGCTCCAGATCGGGAACTCCTTTCTCACAAGACTCTGGTTACACTGGCAGCAG GCATACTGGCTACAACACTGGCGCTTTGGGCAGCGGCTACCCTCCCCAGGACATGTTACcttcctcgtcttcatcttctgCAGTCTCATCCACTGTCGGAGGATACAAAGTGTCTCGTTACTCTGACGATGCACAGGAGCCTTCAGTGTACCACCGAGGTCGCCCTATGTACCCCCCAACCGCATCATACCGTCCCAATGAGCCGCCCTGCTACCCCCCCTACCCCAACGTTGGAGGACCTGGGCCACACATGGTGCACCACTCCTCAATGCCTCCACCTCCCCTCGCCAACCAATATGACCAGCTCCCAATGTCGGACAGGGACAGGGACCGTGACAGAGACTCAGGGGGGCGGTATGGGCCGGGGGGCATCGGTTCCAGAAGGTCAAGTTACCATCACCAGCAGGACACAAACTCATCCTCCAAGTACCATTCACATCACTCCCACCACCACTCAGATCGCAGGGATGAAAGGGGTTACCGGCGAGACAGCCTGGGCTCCCGGTCAGGTGACCACAGCCACCAGAGACACCGCAACCACCACCATTCTCACAACCaccatggcagcagcagccgcaGGAGAAGCAGCCATGACCGGGACAGGGACCGAGATAGAGATCGAGACAGAGACAGGGACAGGGACAGAGATAGAGACAGTGACTTTTCTAACAGCTCTGACCCCAGATACAATTCCAACTCCTACCGCTCTTCTTCCAACAGCATGTCTCCTCCCCCGTCATCTTACTCCGCATACTCCTCCTCCAAAGAGCCTGCCCCAGCCCCTCCTCAGGGATTGGATGCGTCCACCCGTCCAGGGTGCACGAGCCTGGCAGAGAGGGGCCCTCTGCCGTCGGCGGGTGCTGACAAAGACTACCACGCTGGTCACCACAGTGCtctgcctccacctcctccaccgccTCCTCCACTCCCGCCAGCCTCTGTTATTGCAGCGGCTGTAGCTGAGACGCTCGGAACACTGGACTTCAACCAGGACAGTCCGGTCCGTGACGAGCAGTGGACAAAGCCAAAACGCCGTCCCAGCACCCCACCAGCCCCACCCAAGACGCCACCACCTTCTTCTCCGCCCCACCCTTCCATTGCATCCTCCTCGAACTCCCCTTCCTCTACCTCCCTTCCCCACcatcttccttcctcctccacctccccgcCACCCCCTCAGCGAGACTCTTCTTCGCCAGAGCCTGACTCCACCAATGAGAGTTTACCATTTGTCTACCACAGCAGCAGCCTTGACTCTCGTATCGAGATGCTCCTAAAGGAACAAAAGgcaaagttttcttttcttgcgtctgatgaggaggatgaggaagacaGGAAAGAGGAGAAGCAAAGGGGCAGAAGTGGGGATGGAGCAGAGCGAAGAGGTGGTTCAGGTGATGTAACAGGGGAGCAGGTGGGAGACAATGGGGAGAAGGACTATagaaggaaaggagaaagagacagagatggCCACAGAGGAAGGAAGCggggaaaaggaggagaaggtaGGAAGAGTCCTACTGTACTTACAGCAGCCACACCACCCTCCTCCACCTACTCTCCCCACATCCTACCCCCTGAAGAACCCCAGCCCCAGGTTGTCCTGTCTGGGATTGGAGCTTTGCAGGAAGAGTCTTCCCAGGTCGGATCTGCTGATGCACGGAGCAGGACAGGAGCACACACACCACCTTATAATGGACAGAGTCAG GCCTCCCCTCATTCCTCAGGGGAAGACATGGAGATCtcagacgaggaggaggagacgacTACCATAACAACAGTGACCACCCATCAGCCATCCGTCACCTCAGGATCCTCGCCATCCTCATCTCAGGCTGCCATGCCTTCACAAACAACGGACCCTTCGTCCTCACCCCCACCCATCTCTGACTCAGCACAGCACTTTGGCACCTCCATGCACCCTCCCATACCCTCCTACCCTCCTCATttgcctcctccacctccccctgGTTATTCCCTCCAGCCTCCACCACCGCCAGGGATCCCTCCCCTTCCCCACATGGAGCTGCACCCAGAATATCCTCCTCCTATGCCCCACCACATGTATGACTATGCCACGTCCATGGAGCTGATGAACCAGTACAGTGGTGGAACGCCCATGTCCTTCCAAATGCAGACCCACATGCTAAGTCGCCTACACCAGCTGCGCATGTCATCATCCAACGGCACCCCAGGCCCAGGCGAGGCAGCTACTGCTGACTACACCTCCTACCATCTCCACTCTATGCCTCCACCTCACTCACACCACCCCTATATGGACCAAGAGGGCAGCGGTGCAGGCGCTCATTATGACCAAGACCACCGCTACATGCCCCCGCACATGCCCTATCCCTACGCCGACCCCCACAGTACTCAAATACCACCACCTCCACACCACAGCATCCCGCCCCCCCACACTGGCTGGTCGCCACATGTCTTACCTCCGCACTACGCCTCTTACATGCCCCCACCTGGCTACGGCACCATGCTGCCTGGGGACGGAGATGAGTACAGGGCCCCAGGAGAGGAGATGCCCATGCTGGCTGAGAATCCACATGAGGCCACGGTGCAGATGGTCCTGGCCACTCTGATCcaggaaatgaaaaacatcATGCAGAGGGACCTGAACCGCAAGATGGTGGAAAACGTAGCCTTTGCCACCTTTGACGAATGGTGGGAGAGGAAAGAGACCAAGGCCAAG ccTTTCCAGACAATGGTTAGGGGGGTGTCTGCCTTACGGGATGatgagaaaaaagaggaaaaggtcAACCGTCCACGGGAGCCTCACATGTCTCTTGTGGATTGGGCAAAAAGTGGTGGCATGGAGGGCTTTTCTCTCCGTGGGACACTACGACTGCCTTCCTTCAAG GTCAAAAGGAAAGGACCTCAGGAGCTTGAAGAGGGAGACATGAAGAGGCCGCGACCCTCAACGCCaccagatgaagatgaagaag CTGCTGATGGGAGAATGCCAGAGGCAGACAGGCATGGAGCTGAAAGGGACaacaagaggaggaaaaagaagccAAGAACTCGTAAACCTTGGGAGCTCGACAGTGAGGGAGAGGAAACATCTGATGGCTCGTCGACTGAAAAg gaggatgaagaagatgaggaaAGTGAAAAGGAGTCTGATG aTGATGCCCTTAGTGCTGACAGTGATGATGAGAGCCTCTCCTCATCCTCTGAAGGCTCTTCCTCTTCAgcctcctcatcttcatcttcttctgaggatgaggatgaagaggaaggCGAGCGGGCTGAGAGTGAAGGGCCAGACACCATGGATGAGTCAACCATGGACAGCACAATTGAGAAAGAGGATGACAG gGAAAACAACGCAGCCGCAACCGTTTCAAAGGCAGAGATCAGAACAG gTGGTTCAAAAGACAGCAAGGCGGATGCAACCACAGCACCGACCAAGCACCCTTCATCACCACCGTACCCGCGCCCTTCGTCCCCTATTGTTCTTGTGCCACCTCTCAAAAAACGCAGGAAGACCGTCTCATTCTCCACAGACGAGAACGACAGCAAAACGCAACTGCCAACTGCACCACAATCCCCACCTTCATCACAAGCGGCGGGTGAATCTGCCCTCCTCTCTGGTAGGCTTCCAGATTCTCCCATCACTGCTGCCCCCTCATCTCGTCCCAGTCAGGGTATCCAGCTGCTCCCCTTTGCCTCCAAACCAGGTGAAGGCAATGCCCTCATTGTGCCCCCCTCTGGTCGGACCCAAGACTCTGAGGAGTCCAGAAAGGGACCCCCTGTTTCTCCCCAGACCACCCCTGTTAAATCCCCTGGCAAACGAGGTGCAGGCAAAGACTCTCCCAAATCTGCTGCCCCTCCTATTATGGTTTGCCGCACAGTGCAGAACCTGCCACTGGACCACGCCTCTATGTGCAGGATGGCCTTTGAGGAGGCCCCACCTCTACCTTCAGCCAACAAACGGTCCAGAGGCAGACCTCGGACACCCAGCATGTCTGCTTCTTCCTGTCACTCCCTCAGAGAGGAAgacgaggatgaggaggaaagtGAGCAGAGGTTGAGACTCAGAGAGCAGCTGGGAGCCTCCAGCCTCCTGCAGCTGGCCTCTGCTTCAACCACTGACCTGTCTGTGTTGGCTGACATAGCCTTGAAAATGGACCCTGATGCTGGGGACTCTGAGGAGACGGAGACATCTGATGAAGCAGAGGagcagaagatggaggaggatcTCTTTTCACTAGAGTCACTGGCTCTAGTTATGAGCCCAGGGGGTGTAATTGTCCTTATGGAGCACAGCTACTGCAAACCTCCTGTTCTCTCAGCACCACCTACTACCAAAAGGACTTCCTCTAGACAAGATTCATCTGTCTTGCTCCCGGCAGACCTCAACGCGATTTCTGGGGTCCTTGAAGCACCAGAGGAAGTCATTGGAGAGGCGCTACCGTCCAGGGGAGATACAGGAGAATACTTGTCTACAGTGGGAGTGCTTTGTGACTCTGAAGATATGGGCCAGGTTGCAGCTGTATCTCCATCATCAAAGAAGAAGAACCTGGTTGGCAAAGGTTTGGAACTTGAACAGGATAAGAGcaaaaagagaaggaggaaagacaaagaaaaccttGAGGTTCAtcatacaaaaaaacagaaagagcagCCAGGAAAGAAACAGAGGAAGCGGAAATTGGAG GACTCAGACTTTGAGGAAGATGTGGACGTGGAGGAGCTTGAGTCAGGGGAACTGTCCAGCTCAGACACCGAGGACGAGGTGGTTGAAGAGGTCAGGAAGAGTGAGCGTCTCTTTCTGCAGGAGGCGGGGGTAACATCATCCCAGCGCTGGCCGAAACCGGTCCCAGCACCCGAGCCACCAGCCCTGAAGTTTGACAACCGCAGTGAGTTTGAgcagatgaccatcctgtatgACATCTGGAACTCTGGACTGGACGGCGAAGACTTGATGCTGCTGAAGAAGACTTACGAGAAGCTGCTGCAAGACGACCACGGCTCTGACTGGCTCAATGACACTCACTGGGTCAACCATACGA TAACCAATCTGCCGAACCCTCGGCGTAAAAAGAAGAGTGCAGATGGACAACTCCGTGAGCATGTGACCGGTTGTGCCAGGAGTGAGGGCTACTACGCCATCAGCCGCAAGGAGAAAGACGTctacctggacctggacctgcccGAGCAGGTCATCCGGGAGGTGGAAAACGTCGACACCTCG